The genomic interval GATCCCGCCGAGCATCTTCACCCTGCCCCGGCTGGGCACGCTCAACGTGCACGACTCGCTCCTGCCGGCGTACGCGGGCTTCTCGCCCCTGATCTGGGCCTTGATCAACGGGGAGAAGGAGGTCGGCGTGACCGCGCACATGATGGACGACACGCTCGACGCCGGTGACATCGTGCTGCAGCGGGCGGTGCCGGTCGGCCCGCGGGACACCACGACCGACCTGTTCCACAAGACGCTCGAACTGTTCGGGCCCATCACCGTGGACGGGCTGGCGCTGCTGGCCACCGGGCGCACCGACTGGACCAAGCAGGACAGGTCGAAGGCCAGCTTCTTTCACAAGCGAGCCGACGAGGACTGCCGCATCGACTGGACCTGGCCGGCCGAAGACCTCGACCGCCTCGTACGGGCGCAGTCCGAGCCCTACCCGAGCGCGTACACCTATCACCGGGGCCGCCGCCTCGAAATCGTGGCGGCCGAGGTGTCGGCGAACGTCTACGGCGGAACCCCGGGCCGCATCTTCTATCGCGAGGGCGACGGGGTGGCGATCGTGGCGGGGGCGGACGCCCGCCGGGGCCGCAACAAGGCGCTGCTGGTGACCCGGGTCCGCACCGACGAGGGAGTTGAGCTGGCCGCCCACGACTACTTCACGAGCATGGGCGGCTACCTCACCGATCAGTCCTGAAGCGCTCCGGCCACGCGGGCAGGCCCGGTCAGGCCACGGGGACTTCGCCGTTGCGCCAGGCGCCGGCGCCTGCGGTTACTGCTGTTCGGGCGCGGCGCCACTGGCGCCGGGCCAGTTCGGACGGTGGGGTCTCCATCTGTTCGATGCGCCGGCGGGCCACGGTGGCCGCGGCGATCATGGTGACGGTGGCGCCGGCGAGACCGATGATGCCGCCGGTCACGGTGAGGGCGGCGCCGGTGACGAGGAGTGTCGATGTCGGTCGAGTCATCGCTTCACTATGCGGCCCGGGATCGGCGGCGGCCTCATTCGAAGCGGATGAGCCGGCCGGGAACGTTGTATCGTCCTGCGCGTGACTGATCCACTCCTTCCGGGCGATCCGGCCGAGCTGGGCGGCTACCGGCTGCTCGGGCGGCTCGGCCAGGGCGGGATGGGCGCCGTCTACCTCGGCGAGCACCCGGACGGCCGGCTGGTCGCGGTCAAGATGATCCGGCCCGAGCTGGCGCCCGACACCGAGTTCCGCGCCCGGTTCCGCAGCGAGGTCAACCGGGCCCGGCAGGTGCCGCCGTTCTGCACGGCCGAGGTGCTCGACGCCGACCCCGACCACCCCACGCCGTACCTGGTGGTCGAGTACGTGGACGGGCCCAGCCTGTCCGCGGTGATCGCCCGCAACGGGCC from Paractinoplanes brasiliensis carries:
- a CDS encoding methionyl-tRNA formyltransferase encodes the protein MRVVMFGYQTWGHRTLQALLESEHEVTLVVTHPRSDHAYEKIWDDSVADLAGKHGVPVLLRNRPDDEELLERLREADPDVIVATNWRTWIPPSIFTLPRLGTLNVHDSLLPAYAGFSPLIWALINGEKEVGVTAHMMDDTLDAGDIVLQRAVPVGPRDTTTDLFHKTLELFGPITVDGLALLATGRTDWTKQDRSKASFFHKRADEDCRIDWTWPAEDLDRLVRAQSEPYPSAYTYHRGRRLEIVAAEVSANVYGGTPGRIFYREGDGVAIVAGADARRGRNKALLVTRVRTDEGVELAAHDYFTSMGGYLTDQS